In Ascochyta rabiei chromosome 11, complete sequence, the following are encoded in one genomic region:
- a CDS encoding Sphingolipid C4-monooxygenase, with product MATNMTSSPPSSSSSYDLPPLPAYTLQPLPQLVSWASDAAVQTALPIIAYWAVSLVFHAIDVFDLFAKYRLHTPAEVLKRNHVTRWEVFRDVVLQQVIQSTALMGLAYYDDAPSTGTAEHDIAWYAQKLRLAQRAVPFVLSTAGLNPAALASKLSAAQPALASVVLGGRYAALPAFASWELSTASFLYWYAVPAIQFVAAIVIIDAWEYMLHRAMHMNKWLYVTFHSRHHRLYVPYAYGALYNHPLEGFALDTLGGGLGYLLTGMTMRQSMWFFTGSTIKTVLDHSGYEFPYDPLHYIFPNNAAYHDIHHQSWGIKTNFSQPFFVYLDRLGGTMYEGDTSAKYERARRTAQDKFDQEKENELNAVLADAATSDESLRAQGASTPRISRKKALSISSSAGNFKDLTNKVNQNLHGRGAGVLRAESSR from the exons atggCGACCAACATGACCTCGTCGCcgccctcgtcctcgtcctcgtacGACCTGCCGCCGCTGCCCGCATACACCCTCCAGCCTCTCCCCCAGCTCGTCTCCTGGGCCTCGGACGCCGCCGTCCAGACAGCCCTGCCCATCATCGCGTACTGGGCCGTCTCGCTCGTCTTCCACGCAATCGACGTATTCGACCTCTTCGCCAAGTACCGCCTGCACACCCCCGCCGAAGTGCTCAAGCGCAACCACGTCACGCGATGGGAGGTCTTTCGCGACGTCGTCCTGCAGCAGGTCATCCAGTCCACGGCCCTCATGGGCCTGGCGTACTATGACGATGCGCCCTCCACCGGCACAGCAGAGCACGACATCGCCTGGTACGCCCAGAAGCTCCGGCTTGCCCAGCGCGCTGTTCCTTTCGTCTTGTCCACCGCCGGCCTCAACCCCGCCGCATTGGCCTCCAAGCTGTCTGCAGCACAGCCCGCCCTGGCCTCGGTCGTCCTGGGAGGACGCTACGCTGCACTGCCTGCCTTTGCTTCGTGGGAGCTCAGCACGGCAAGCTTCCTGTACTGGTACGCCGTGCCCGCGATCCAGTTCGTCGCCGCCATCGTCATCATCGATGCCTGGGAGTACATGCTGCACCGCGCCATGCACATGAACAAGTGGCTCTATG TCACCTTCCACTCGCGCCACCACCGTCTCTACGTTCCGTACGCGTACGGCGCCCTGTACAACCACCCGCTCGAGGGCTTTGCCTTGGACACCCTCGGCGGCGGGCTTGGATACCTGCTCACGGGCATGACGATGCGCCAGTCCATGTGGTTCTTCACCGGCTCCACCATCAAGACCGTGCTCGACCACAGCGGCTACGAGTTCCCCTACGACCCGCTGCACTACATCTTCCCCAACAACGCCGCCTACCACGACATCCACCACCAGAGCTGGGGCATCAAAACCAACTTCTCCCAACCTTTCTTCGTCTACCTCGACCGCCTCGGTGGCACCATGTACGAGGGCGACACATCAGCGAAATACGAGCGTGCCCGCCGCACTGCGCAGGACAAGTTTGACCAGGAGAAGGAGAACGAGCTCAACGCAGTCTTGGCAGACGCTGCGACAAGTGACGAGAGTCTGCGCGCGCAGGGTGCCTCCACGCCTCGCATCTCGCGCAAGAAAGCGTTGAGTATCTCGTCGTCCGCCGGCAACTTCAAAGACCTGACAAACAAAGTCAACCAGAATCTGCACGGCAGAGGAGCCGGCGTGCTACGGGCTGAGAGCTCGCGTTGA